The proteins below come from a single Salvelinus alpinus chromosome 18, SLU_Salpinus.1, whole genome shotgun sequence genomic window:
- the LOC139544254 gene encoding uncharacterized protein isoform X1, giving the protein MSDEAVFETIEEVNKHISHVEESTCVKYISYRVDKRFNDQGWKPQDHKNRLYWEWNYGKGTPSIPFDSVPFMFIGHKLMGCHRGRAKCGFKKRQELEDQREKDGKEKRNLLLKTKKVACPAVFTISRIVKFPGFKLEKDTSRLRRVMSISIKQALQTDPASVQWKIQYFLKIPSVTDHKGHPIGKGADQMDDRVKGYIRALVQQGVRKVKEVKNQMVQYVRTELFRDTTPPPLRRFFPTEKTIHAVMAQVIAEEHYSKIDLVNLLTLAENWKAEAPRINFLLRVQSESENLLLCYQTDWQRRLLRQYGKEVCFLDAAYKRTRFPLPLFFLCVRTNVSVAPVGLFVVQSRSAEALGEALGVFRQWNRGWSPAYILTEHCPVEMKAVEAAFTGAQAVFSDHLRERTWTKWLSNRSRAITNQEGIFDMMKAIAGALTREQHQGAVELLQQSPIWLEKRQLFKNWFTNKWLSEEKRWVNAVRVDIVNFVSMVNGGLEMQSDFFTHNNMMVHKKDTLSQMLQFLVDDYFPQMHQRYTDLNSQSSGEYSLNPTVPPFLWHRPWSVVALVMDNMSAALQDPDIVVEQASDAANGTFRVKSLAETRAARSYTVSFGSESTWPSCECEVWRDQRLPCEHFCHVFRSEPNWTWEHLCPKYRDHPLLTLHSQTSHTTTEEMEEALNGLMHLSPASPVSLQWDGPEETVPLVQTPQTPQLQLHSIQTQWVAPQASQGLREREELRRECVAKLKSIMENVSGINDIDHLQELRQKLDVLQAQSEAMVIQKDASVKTVSTSKGKRKRAGVEIIVAMPKRIKVLSRVDVENVQK; this is encoded by the exons ATGAGCGACGAAGCTGTCTTTGAAACAATTGAAGAGGTCAATAAGCATATCTCACACGTCGAAGAGTCAACCTGTGTGAAATATATTTCTTACCGTGTGGACAAGCGATTCAATGACCAAG GTTGGAAACCACAGGACCACAAGAACCGGTTATACTGGGAATGGAACTACGGCAAGGGTACTCCCTCTATCCCCTTTGACAGCGTACCCTTCATGTTCATCGGACACAAACTGATGGGATGCCACAGGGGCCGGGCAAAGTGTGGATTCAAGAAGAGGCAGGAACTTGAGGATCAAAGG GAAAAAGATGGCAAGGAAAAAAGAAACCTGTTGCTGAAAACCAAGAAGGTAGCATGCCCTGCTGTGTTCACAATCAGCCGCATTGTCAAGTTCCCTGGATTCAAG TTGGAGAAGGACACATCACGGTTGAGGAGGGTCATGTCTATTTCCATCAAACAAGCTCTCCAGACAGACCCAGCCTCGGTGCAGTGGAAGATACAGTATTTCCTCAAAATACCCAGTGTCACTGACCACAAGGGCCATCCTATTGGAAAG GGTGCAGATCAGATGGACGACAGGGTCAAAGGTTACATCCGAGCGTTGGTGCAGCAGGGGGTGAGGAAGGTGAAGGAGGTAAAGAACCAGATGGTCCAGTACGTGCGGACGGAACTGTTCCGAGACACGACCCCGCCACCGCTGAGGCGCTTCTTCCCCACAGAGAAAACCATCCATGCCGTCATGGCTCAGGTCATCGCGGAGGAACACTACAGCAAAATAGACCTGGTCAACCTGCTG accTTGGCAGAGAATTGGAAGGCGGAAGCTCCTAGAATCAACTTCCTGCTTAGGGTTCAATCAGAGAGCGAGAACCTGTTGCTCTGCTACCAGACAGACTGGCAGCGGCGGCTGCTTCGGCAGTATGGCAAGGAGGTGTGCTTCCTGGACGCGGCCTATAAGAGGACGCGCTTCCCACTGCCACTCTTCTTCCTGTGCGTGCGCACCAATGTGAGCGTGGCGCCGGTGGGCCTGTTTGTGGTGCAGTCGAGGAGCGCCGAAGCCTTGGGGGAGGCGCTGGGGGTGTTCAGGCAGTGGAACCGGGGCTGGAGCCCAGCCTACATCCTCACTGAACACTGCCCTGTGGAGATGAAGGCGGTGGAGGCAGCATTCACAG GTGCTCAGGCAGTGTTCAGCGATCACCTGCGGGAGAGGACCTGGACCAAGTGGCTGAGCAACCGGTCGCGAGCCATCACCAACCAGGAGGGGATCTTTGATATGATGAAGGCCATCGCTGGAGCCCTTACCAGAGAGCAACACCAGGGGGCAGTAGAACTACTACAGCAGAGCCCCATCTGGTTGGAAAAGAGACAACTTTTCAAGAACTGGTTCACTAACAAGTGGCTGTCAGAGGAGAAG AGATGGGTGAACGCTGTGAGGGTTGATATTGTCAACTTTGTGTCTATGGTGAACGGAGGTCTGGAGATGCAGAGCGACTTTTTCACACATAATAACATGATGGTCCATAAAAAAGACACCCTGAGCCAAATGCTGCAGTTCCTTGTTGACGACTACTTCCCACAGATGCACCAAAG GTACACAGACCTCAACAGCCAGTCCTCTGGCGAGTACAGCCTCAACCCCACTGTGCCTCCGTTCCTGTGGCAtcgcccttggagtgtggtggcCCTGGTGATGGACAACATGTCTGCGGCCCTGCAAGACCCCGACATCGTGGTGGAGCAGGCCAGCGACGCCGCCAACGGCACCTTCCGGGTGAAGAGTCTGGCAGAGACCAGGGCAGCGCGGTCCTACACGGTCAGCTTCGGTTCAGAGTCCACCTGGCCCTCCTGTGAGTGTGAGGTGTGGAGGGACCAGCGCCTGCCCTGTGAACACTTCTGTCACGTCTTCAGGTCTGAGCCTAACTGGACCTGGGAGCACCTGTGTCCCAAATACAGGGACCACCCTTTGCTCACATTGCATTCACAGACCTCTCACACCACAacagaggagatggaggaagcCCTCAATGGTCTAATGCATCTCTCCCCagcttccccagtctctcttcagTGGGATGGGCCTGAAGAAACAGTGCCACTGGTGCAAACTCCTCAAACTCCACAGTTACAACTGCATAGCATACAAACACAGTGGGTGGCCCCACAGGCTTCACAGGGTCTGCGGGAGAGGGAGGAACTGAGGAGGGAGTGTGTGGCCAAACTCAAATCCATCATGGAGAATGTGAGCGGGATCAACGACATTGACCACCTACAGGAGCTCAGGCAGAAACTGGACGTTCTCCAGGCTCAGAGTGAGGCCATGGTGATTCAGAAGGACGCTAGCGTCAAAACAGTTTCCACCTCCAAGGGGAAGAGAAAAAGGGCAGGGGTGGAGATTATCGTGGCCATGCCCAAACGCATCAAAGTACTCTCCCGGGTTGATGTAGAAAATGTTCAGAAATAG
- the LOC139544254 gene encoding uncharacterized protein isoform X2 produces MSISIKQALQTDPASVQWKIQYFLKIPSVTDHKGHPIGKGADQMDDRVKGYIRALVQQGVRKVKEVKNQMVQYVRTELFRDTTPPPLRRFFPTEKTIHAVMAQVIAEEHYSKIDLVNLLTLAENWKAEAPRINFLLRVQSESENLLLCYQTDWQRRLLRQYGKEVCFLDAAYKRTRFPLPLFFLCVRTNVSVAPVGLFVVQSRSAEALGEALGVFRQWNRGWSPAYILTEHCPVEMKAVEAAFTGAQAVFSDHLRERTWTKWLSNRSRAITNQEGIFDMMKAIAGALTREQHQGAVELLQQSPIWLEKRQLFKNWFTNKWLSEEKRWVNAVRVDIVNFVSMVNGGLEMQSDFFTHNNMMVHKKDTLSQMLQFLVDDYFPQMHQRYTDLNSQSSGEYSLNPTVPPFLWHRPWSVVALVMDNMSAALQDPDIVVEQASDAANGTFRVKSLAETRAARSYTVSFGSESTWPSCECEVWRDQRLPCEHFCHVFRSEPNWTWEHLCPKYRDHPLLTLHSQTSHTTTEEMEEALNGLMHLSPASPVSLQWDGPEETVPLVQTPQTPQLQLHSIQTQWVAPQASQGLREREELRRECVAKLKSIMENVSGINDIDHLQELRQKLDVLQAQSEAMVIQKDASVKTVSTSKGKRKRAGVEIIVAMPKRIKVLSRVDVENVQK; encoded by the exons ATGTCTATTTCCATCAAACAAGCTCTCCAGACAGACCCAGCCTCGGTGCAGTGGAAGATACAGTATTTCCTCAAAATACCCAGTGTCACTGACCACAAGGGCCATCCTATTGGAAAG GGTGCAGATCAGATGGACGACAGGGTCAAAGGTTACATCCGAGCGTTGGTGCAGCAGGGGGTGAGGAAGGTGAAGGAGGTAAAGAACCAGATGGTCCAGTACGTGCGGACGGAACTGTTCCGAGACACGACCCCGCCACCGCTGAGGCGCTTCTTCCCCACAGAGAAAACCATCCATGCCGTCATGGCTCAGGTCATCGCGGAGGAACACTACAGCAAAATAGACCTGGTCAACCTGCTG accTTGGCAGAGAATTGGAAGGCGGAAGCTCCTAGAATCAACTTCCTGCTTAGGGTTCAATCAGAGAGCGAGAACCTGTTGCTCTGCTACCAGACAGACTGGCAGCGGCGGCTGCTTCGGCAGTATGGCAAGGAGGTGTGCTTCCTGGACGCGGCCTATAAGAGGACGCGCTTCCCACTGCCACTCTTCTTCCTGTGCGTGCGCACCAATGTGAGCGTGGCGCCGGTGGGCCTGTTTGTGGTGCAGTCGAGGAGCGCCGAAGCCTTGGGGGAGGCGCTGGGGGTGTTCAGGCAGTGGAACCGGGGCTGGAGCCCAGCCTACATCCTCACTGAACACTGCCCTGTGGAGATGAAGGCGGTGGAGGCAGCATTCACAG GTGCTCAGGCAGTGTTCAGCGATCACCTGCGGGAGAGGACCTGGACCAAGTGGCTGAGCAACCGGTCGCGAGCCATCACCAACCAGGAGGGGATCTTTGATATGATGAAGGCCATCGCTGGAGCCCTTACCAGAGAGCAACACCAGGGGGCAGTAGAACTACTACAGCAGAGCCCCATCTGGTTGGAAAAGAGACAACTTTTCAAGAACTGGTTCACTAACAAGTGGCTGTCAGAGGAGAAG AGATGGGTGAACGCTGTGAGGGTTGATATTGTCAACTTTGTGTCTATGGTGAACGGAGGTCTGGAGATGCAGAGCGACTTTTTCACACATAATAACATGATGGTCCATAAAAAAGACACCCTGAGCCAAATGCTGCAGTTCCTTGTTGACGACTACTTCCCACAGATGCACCAAAG GTACACAGACCTCAACAGCCAGTCCTCTGGCGAGTACAGCCTCAACCCCACTGTGCCTCCGTTCCTGTGGCAtcgcccttggagtgtggtggcCCTGGTGATGGACAACATGTCTGCGGCCCTGCAAGACCCCGACATCGTGGTGGAGCAGGCCAGCGACGCCGCCAACGGCACCTTCCGGGTGAAGAGTCTGGCAGAGACCAGGGCAGCGCGGTCCTACACGGTCAGCTTCGGTTCAGAGTCCACCTGGCCCTCCTGTGAGTGTGAGGTGTGGAGGGACCAGCGCCTGCCCTGTGAACACTTCTGTCACGTCTTCAGGTCTGAGCCTAACTGGACCTGGGAGCACCTGTGTCCCAAATACAGGGACCACCCTTTGCTCACATTGCATTCACAGACCTCTCACACCACAacagaggagatggaggaagcCCTCAATGGTCTAATGCATCTCTCCCCagcttccccagtctctcttcagTGGGATGGGCCTGAAGAAACAGTGCCACTGGTGCAAACTCCTCAAACTCCACAGTTACAACTGCATAGCATACAAACACAGTGGGTGGCCCCACAGGCTTCACAGGGTCTGCGGGAGAGGGAGGAACTGAGGAGGGAGTGTGTGGCCAAACTCAAATCCATCATGGAGAATGTGAGCGGGATCAACGACATTGACCACCTACAGGAGCTCAGGCAGAAACTGGACGTTCTCCAGGCTCAGAGTGAGGCCATGGTGATTCAGAAGGACGCTAGCGTCAAAACAGTTTCCACCTCCAAGGGGAAGAGAAAAAGGGCAGGGGTGGAGATTATCGTGGCCATGCCCAAACGCATCAAAGTACTCTCCCGGGTTGATGTAGAAAATGTTCAGAAATAG